DNA from Colletotrichum higginsianum IMI 349063 chromosome 7 map unlocalized unitig_7, whole genome shotgun sequence:
GGACCACTGACTTCCTAgcaaacccccctccccccccatcctTGCTGGAAGAGGGAATGCCGAGTGACGGGTGGGGACGAGTTCGAGAGGGTCGAGACCGGAGTTccgagctggagctggagctggagctggaccTGTGGGGGGGGCAAAAGGCTCGATGGAACTCTGTTGAGGGGGCTAGAACTTTGACATGTTCCAGTTGGGTTTTTGGCTTCCTGAAAAACCATGGCAATGTGAAGATGTCAATGAGACGCGCTCAGATCCCTGGACGCAGACAGTGGGTGCACCATTGTGTGACAATTGACGCAGACCCCGAGCGCTGAAGCTctactgctgctgttgctgttaTTGATGGTGCAGGCCCTGCACAGAGAGGGGGGCACAGAGGACGGACTTGTATAAGATGAGCGGCCTGTCACCCAGTTCCTAATCCAGCATTGACACAAGCTGCCGATTgcgcatccatccatctcccCATCGAAAAGGTCATTTGAACCTACGGATACAAAGTAACGATTGCTGTCGCGTTGCATCACACCGCGGGTGGATACAATACCATCACGTGCCCAGTCCCCTGCTACGGAGTCGGCTCAGCCAgaacagaagaagaagaagaagacgaaagCCGTCCCTCGTAAAGAAAGGTGTGCAGTGGTGACTGTGTGTATGTGCGTAGAATCTGTTTGTCCGCCTGTCTCTCCTGTTGTGGTTTTCGGTTCGGGCTTTTGGTTCTCGCGTTTGTAGCGGATGTACCGGCGGATGCGCCACTGAAGAGTCCGTACAGTCCGCGCCGTCACCCCAAATCCCCGCATTCCTTACCCCTCGCGCCCCGCCTCGCGACATTCTTCCCCCGAATGTGGCCGAGGCCCGTCGCTTTCTCCGCCGTCCTGTACAGTTTGAGCTGCCGCCGACCGCACACCACCCCCGCTGATCGAATTGTAAGCAGACACTCCCAGCTTCTCCGGGTTCTACGAGACACACAATTTGGGCCAGCCCTCCCACCGAACACATTTTGCTAGTAAAAAAACCTCCTCAACCTTCTTAGccaccctcgacgacgacgacgacgacgacgacgacgagcctTTTCAAACCGAGTCCGACCATCATCAATCATCATGTGGTCCAACAAGCGTGCTTCTCCCCCTGCTCCGGGCAGCAGCCCGCCCGAGGCGGAGGTTCCCGTGCCCGTCACCCTTAAGCAGAAGAACCCCGGTCGTCGCATTGGCCAGATTGTGAAGCTCAAGCCCGAGTTCGTCGACAAGTACAAGGAGGTCCACGCCAACGTCTGGCCCGACGTGCTGAAGCAGATCAAGGAGTGCAACATTGTCGACTGTAAGTGGCGACAAATCCGCATTGCCAGACGTCACTCAGAAGCTGACCCACTAAACCCCCGTGTACAGACAGCATCTGGCACGAGCCCGATTCGCGCATTCTGTTCGCCACCTTCAAGTACGTCGGCTACGACTGGGCCGGCGACatggagaagatgaaggacaACCCAAAGGTGCGCGAGTGGTGGGCCATGACCGACGGCTGGCAGGAATCTCTGGTCCCCGGCGCCGTGAGcagcgaggccggcgagccGGGTTGGTGGaagcccgtcgaggaggtgtTTTACACACcttgaggaagacgaggaaaaTGAGGAGGAAGGGTATCGAGTGTATTGCATTCCTAGTCAACGACCAGCCGAATGATGAGCGTTTTTGTCTTGATCATGCCCGGTGGCCTACTCAGTCTGCCCTTGGCCGGCAGACACGTGAGGTGCATGGCAGTGTTCGACGTACGGCGTGCCGGTGACTTGCGCATCCCAAATACGGATGAATCATCTAAAGCCGCCAAAGAGCCCGCCGAAGACGCCTCCGGGtccccccccgcctccgcGTTGCCCGTGACGCCGGGCCTCGGTGCGGATCCACTCTTCGAGAAAGGCGCGGTCCGCCAGCTTCTTCGCGTCGTGCACCTTTGTCTGGATCTGGGCTTCCTGGTTGTCGAAGCTCAGCAACGTCGGGATCGAGGTAATCATGTAGGTCATGCCCAGACCGCCGCTCATGACGTCGGGAGAATCGAACTCGACTGTGCAGTAagcgacgccgccctcaGCTTCACcaacgccggcctc
Protein-coding regions in this window:
- a CDS encoding Mitochondrial thioredoxin; its protein translation is MQLPRQAARIALRGCNATLAGGVRIPSFKPPVGSAAAAASFSTSHSKPAKNQIYASVRRPDDFYTYQLMSSSSRTPLITLWTTSWCGTCRVVAPLIRSLVEAGVGEAEGGVAYCTVEFDSPDVMSGGLGMTYMITSIPTLLSFDNQEAQIQTKVHDAKKLADRAFLEEWIRTEARRHGQRGGGGGPGGVFGGLFGGFR
- a CDS encoding Duf718 domain protein — translated: MWSNKRASPPAPGSSPPEAEVPVPVTLKQKNPGRRIGQIVKLKPEFVDKYKEVHANVWPDVLKQIKECNIVDYSIWHEPDSRILFATFKYVGYDWAGDMEKMKDNPKVREWWAMTDGWQESLVPGAVSSEAGEPGWWKPVEEVFYTP